From the genome of Pantoea alfalfae, one region includes:
- the ptrA gene encoding pitrilysin: protein MRVYARWIAALLLSLVACTAQAQTSSGWQPVNDTIRKSEQDPRHYQAIRLDNGMTVLLVSDPVAPKSLAALTLPIGSLDDPDQQAGLAHYLEHMVLMGSKRYPQPDNLAEFLKKHGGSHNASTASYRTAFYLEVENDSLEPAVDRLADAVAEPLLDPVNADRERHAVNAELTMARSRDGLRMAQVGAETLNPAHPASRFSGGNLETLKDKPGSKLHQALLDFYHTHYSANLMKAVIYSNKPLPEMASIAARTVGRVQNHDASVPEITVPVVTDVQQGIIIHYVPAQPRKQLKIEFRIANNSDRFRSKTDTLISYLISNRSKNTLTDWLQKQGLADGVNAGADPMTERNSGVFAITASLTDKGLAQRDKVVAAIFSYINLLRQQADDKRYFDEVSHVLALDFRYPSITRDMDYIEWLVDTMLRVPVEHTLDAPYLADQYDAAAIKARLEEMTPQHARIWYISPQEPHNKTAYFVDAPYQVEKITSQTFADWQQRASQITLAMPVLNPYIPDDFTLLPSDGKTYQHPVKLDNNDGMRIYWMPSRYYASEPKAAITLALRNKNAISDARQQVLFGLNDYLSSLALDELNSQASVGGISFSTGEDEGLVFSANGFTQRLPTLLKKLVEGYATFQPTEQQLEQAKSWYLERLDAAEKGKAFEQAIQPMQLLSQLPYTQRETRRKLVSTISLKDVTTYRDTLFRDATPEMLVVGNLSADSVTQLGHELKQQMQSNATRDWHSQYVTIKKSLKANLQQQGSSTDSALAALYVPLGYGEYQSMAHSSMLSQIVQPWFYNQLRTKEQLGYAVFAFQMPVGRQWGVGFLLQSNSKQPAWLLQRYKAFYPQAEKRLRSMSQADFSQYQQAMINDLQQRPQTLFEEADRFSRDFDRQNDHFNTRQKVIEQVQQLTPTSLADFFRQAVIEHKGMVMTSQIAGTGTGKTEFARQPGWKTWNEVAQLQQSLPVKSETQ, encoded by the coding sequence ATGCGGGTATACGCACGCTGGATAGCGGCGCTATTGTTAAGCCTGGTGGCTTGTACAGCACAGGCGCAGACATCATCAGGCTGGCAGCCAGTTAACGACACCATTCGCAAAAGTGAACAGGATCCTCGCCACTATCAGGCGATCCGGCTCGACAACGGGATGACCGTGTTACTGGTTTCCGATCCTGTCGCACCGAAATCGCTTGCGGCGCTGACGCTGCCGATAGGATCGCTGGACGATCCTGATCAGCAGGCGGGACTGGCACACTACCTTGAGCATATGGTACTGATGGGCTCAAAGCGCTACCCGCAGCCGGACAACCTGGCCGAATTTCTGAAAAAGCATGGCGGCAGCCACAACGCCAGCACGGCCTCTTACCGCACCGCCTTTTATCTGGAAGTGGAAAACGATTCGCTGGAACCGGCGGTTGATCGCCTGGCGGATGCGGTGGCTGAGCCGCTGCTGGATCCGGTTAACGCCGATCGCGAACGCCACGCCGTGAACGCCGAGCTGACGATGGCGCGCTCGCGCGATGGCCTGCGCATGGCCCAGGTGGGCGCTGAAACCCTGAACCCGGCGCATCCGGCGTCACGTTTCTCGGGCGGCAATCTTGAAACATTGAAAGATAAGCCCGGCAGCAAACTGCACCAGGCGCTCCTGGATTTTTATCACACCCATTACTCTGCGAACCTGATGAAGGCGGTGATCTACAGCAACAAACCGCTGCCGGAGATGGCATCGATTGCGGCCAGAACCGTTGGCCGGGTGCAAAATCATGACGCCAGCGTGCCGGAGATTACGGTGCCGGTAGTGACGGATGTGCAGCAGGGCATCATTATTCATTACGTTCCGGCCCAGCCCCGCAAGCAACTCAAAATTGAATTTCGCATTGCCAATAACAGCGATCGCTTTCGCAGTAAAACCGACACGCTGATTAGCTATTTAATCAGCAACCGCAGCAAAAATACGCTGACTGACTGGCTGCAAAAGCAGGGGCTGGCCGACGGGGTCAATGCGGGCGCTGACCCGATGACTGAGCGTAACAGTGGCGTATTTGCGATTACCGCGTCACTCACCGACAAAGGCCTGGCTCAGCGTGACAAAGTGGTAGCGGCCATATTCAGCTACATCAATCTGCTGCGTCAGCAGGCCGATGATAAGCGCTATTTCGATGAAGTTTCACACGTGCTGGCGCTCGACTTTCGCTATCCCTCCATCACCCGCGATATGGATTACATCGAATGGCTGGTTGATACCATGCTGCGCGTGCCGGTTGAACACACGCTGGATGCGCCTTATCTGGCGGATCAGTACGATGCTGCCGCGATTAAAGCCCGGCTGGAAGAGATGACCCCTCAGCATGCGCGCATCTGGTATATCAGCCCGCAGGAGCCGCACAACAAAACAGCCTATTTTGTGGATGCGCCTTACCAGGTTGAGAAAATCACATCACAAACCTTTGCCGACTGGCAGCAGCGCGCCAGCCAGATCACGCTGGCGATGCCCGTGCTGAACCCCTATATCCCGGACGACTTCACCCTATTGCCGTCAGACGGAAAAACGTATCAGCATCCGGTGAAGCTGGATAACAATGACGGTATGCGCATTTACTGGATGCCCAGCCGTTATTACGCCAGCGAACCTAAAGCGGCGATCACGCTGGCATTACGCAATAAAAACGCCATCAGCGACGCCCGTCAGCAGGTACTGTTTGGCCTGAATGACTACCTCTCCAGCCTGGCGCTGGATGAGCTTAACTCGCAGGCCTCCGTGGGCGGCATCAGCTTCTCAACCGGTGAAGATGAGGGGCTGGTTTTCAGTGCCAACGGCTTCACGCAGCGCCTGCCGACGCTGCTAAAGAAACTGGTTGAGGGTTATGCCACCTTCCAGCCGACAGAGCAGCAGCTGGAGCAGGCCAAATCCTGGTATCTGGAGCGGCTGGACGCGGCAGAAAAAGGCAAGGCGTTTGAGCAGGCGATTCAGCCGATGCAACTGCTGTCGCAACTGCCTTATACCCAGCGCGAGACTCGCCGCAAGCTGGTAAGCACAATCTCACTTAAAGATGTGACGACCTATCGCGATACGCTGTTCCGCGATGCGACGCCAGAGATGCTGGTGGTGGGTAACCTTAGTGCTGACAGCGTGACGCAGCTGGGACATGAGCTTAAGCAACAGATGCAGAGTAATGCGACCCGCGACTGGCACAGCCAGTATGTGACCATAAAAAAATCGCTGAAAGCCAACCTGCAACAGCAGGGCAGCAGCACCGACTCCGCTCTTGCCGCTCTCTATGTTCCACTGGGATACGGTGAATATCAGAGCATGGCGCACAGCTCGATGCTGAGCCAGATCGTTCAGCCGTGGTTCTACAATCAGCTGCGTACTAAAGAGCAGCTCGGCTATGCGGTCTTTGCCTTCCAGATGCCGGTGGGCCGCCAGTGGGGTGTGGGCTTCCTGCTGCAAAGTAACAGCAAACAACCGGCCTGGCTGTTGCAGCGTTACAAAGCCTTCTATCCACAGGCAGAAAAACGATTACGCAGCATGAGCCAGGCAGATTTTTCCCAGTATCAGCAGGCGATGATCAATGATTTGCAGCAGCGTCCTCAGACGCTCTTTGAGGAAGCGGATCGTTTTAGCCGCGACTTTGATCGCCAGAATGATCACTTTAATACCCGGCAAAAAGTGATCGAGCAGGTTCAGCAGTTAACCCCGACCAGCCTGGCAGACTTTTTCCGGCAGGCCGTGATTGAACATAAGGGCATGGTAATGACCTCGCAGATTGCCGGCACCGGCACCGGCAAAACTGAATTTGCCCGTCAGCCTGGCTGGAAAACCTGGAATGAAGTGGCGCAATTGCAGCAGTCGCTGCCGGTAAAGAGTGAGACCCAATGA
- the recB gene encoding exodeoxyribonuclease V subunit beta produces MTQLPPVSLNPLTLPLRGERLIEASAGTGKTFTIGLLYLRLLLGLGGENAYSRPLSVEEILVVTFTEAATAELRGRIRENIHQLRLACIRGKSSNPMHQLLLDQVPDLSQAAAQLLAAERQMDEAAIFTIHGFCQRMLNLNAFESGMLFEQELIEDEQALLKQSTADFWRRQCYPLTLDVARIIAAEWSGPDSLLTTLRPWLQGESPSLKHPPAADETLASRHARNLARIKAIKQQWQALSADVEGMISASGVDKRSYSSKHLPNWVAKVTQWASSETLDYQLPKELERFGQQVLDEKTKKGDAPRHSLFEAIDQFLAEPLSLRDVIIAQALTDVRATVQREKRLRALLGFDDLLSKLDEALQQSGGVLLAETIRARFPVALIDEFQDTDPQQYRIFRTLYINQPEQALFLIGDPKQAIYAFRGADIFTYLRARSEVSAHYTLDTNWRSSPEMVGSVNRLFSQLDSPFLFSAIPFQPVKPAAPNESLNLIFDQQQQPALRFWLQPGEGVGNSDYQQFMAQQCAADISRWLVAGQQGRAWLGKGEVLQPVRASDITVLVRSRNEAGLIRDALNALSIPSVYLSSRDSVYTTPEARELLWLLQAIQAPEQERLLRSALATSIFAIDAATLDALTQNEREWDALVEQFAVWQQLWHQRGVLPMLRDVMIKRQLAENMLASENGERRLTDLMHLGELLQEASVQLESPHALVRFLAQQIARPNSQASSQQLRLESDRHLVQIITIHKSKGLQYPLVWLPFAAGFREAASALYHDRDNFTALLDVQGDAQSLALAEEERLAEDLRLLYVALTRSVYHCSVGIAPLIKGTRKKEGESDLHKSALGYLVQQGQAVDAQQLSQRLNALTGEGIALVEEDLLPGEMWQDAQQGDEALSSRDVTRALADVWRVTSYSGLQQHHSSPLLDALPNFDIDAAGEEERGEESALTPHHFPRGAAPGTFLHGLFESIDFTEPPDRIWLEDQLQHNGYPLSWLPVLEQWIDRVLHTPLNAEGLTLSAIKSSERLIEMEFYLPINNLLTAADLDDLLRRHDTLSQQAAPLDFRQVRGMLKGFIDLVFRWQGKYYLLDYKSNWLGESHAAYTPEAMAQAMIGHRYDLQYQLYTLALHRYLQHRLPDYNYQQHFGGVFYLFLRGMDGSSPDNGIFATRPSEAFVEEIDALFGETGEML; encoded by the coding sequence ATGACGCAGTTACCTCCTGTATCGCTGAATCCTTTAACGCTGCCGCTCAGAGGCGAGCGGCTGATTGAGGCGTCAGCGGGCACCGGAAAAACCTTTACCATTGGTCTGCTCTATCTGCGCCTGCTGCTAGGGCTGGGCGGAGAAAACGCTTACAGCCGCCCGCTTTCGGTAGAAGAAATCTTAGTGGTGACCTTCACCGAAGCCGCCACTGCGGAACTGCGCGGGCGAATCCGCGAGAATATTCATCAGTTACGTCTGGCCTGTATCCGCGGCAAAAGCAGCAATCCGATGCACCAGTTACTGCTGGATCAGGTGCCTGATCTCAGTCAGGCGGCCGCGCAGTTGCTGGCTGCTGAGCGGCAGATGGATGAAGCCGCTATCTTCACCATCCATGGCTTCTGTCAGCGGATGCTTAATCTCAACGCCTTTGAATCGGGCATGCTGTTTGAGCAGGAGTTAATTGAAGATGAGCAGGCGCTGCTGAAGCAATCGACCGCTGATTTCTGGCGTCGCCAGTGCTACCCACTGACGCTTGATGTGGCGCGCATTATCGCTGCAGAGTGGAGCGGGCCCGACAGTCTGTTGACCACGCTGCGCCCCTGGCTTCAGGGAGAATCACCCAGCCTGAAGCATCCGCCCGCAGCCGATGAGACGCTGGCGTCACGCCACGCCCGTAACCTGGCGCGCATTAAGGCTATCAAACAGCAGTGGCAGGCGCTTAGCGCCGATGTGGAAGGCATGATCAGTGCTTCTGGCGTGGATAAGCGCAGCTACAGCAGTAAACATCTGCCCAACTGGGTCGCAAAAGTCACGCAGTGGGCCAGCAGTGAGACGCTGGATTATCAACTGCCGAAAGAGCTGGAGCGCTTTGGGCAGCAGGTGCTGGATGAGAAAACCAAAAAAGGCGACGCCCCGCGACACTCGTTGTTTGAGGCGATCGATCAGTTTCTGGCTGAACCCTTGTCGCTGCGCGATGTGATCATCGCGCAGGCGCTGACCGATGTGCGTGCCACGGTGCAGCGCGAGAAGCGGTTACGTGCGCTGTTAGGCTTTGACGATCTGCTCAGTAAACTGGATGAGGCGTTGCAGCAGTCTGGCGGCGTGTTGCTGGCCGAAACCATCCGGGCGCGTTTCCCGGTGGCCCTGATTGATGAATTCCAGGATACCGATCCACAGCAGTATCGCATCTTCCGCACGCTCTATATTAATCAGCCGGAGCAGGCGCTGTTTCTGATCGGCGATCCCAAGCAGGCAATCTACGCATTTCGCGGCGCGGATATTTTTACTTATCTGCGGGCCAGAAGCGAAGTCAGTGCTCACTACACACTGGATACCAACTGGCGTTCTTCACCTGAGATGGTCGGGAGCGTCAACCGCCTCTTTTCTCAGCTTGATTCGCCTTTCCTCTTCTCGGCGATCCCCTTCCAGCCGGTTAAGCCTGCCGCACCAAACGAGTCACTGAACCTGATTTTTGACCAGCAGCAGCAACCCGCATTACGTTTCTGGCTGCAGCCTGGCGAGGGCGTCGGCAACAGCGACTACCAGCAGTTTATGGCGCAGCAGTGTGCCGCCGATATCAGCCGCTGGCTGGTGGCAGGACAGCAGGGACGTGCCTGGCTGGGTAAAGGTGAGGTGCTGCAGCCGGTGCGGGCTTCCGATATCACCGTGCTGGTACGCAGTCGCAATGAGGCCGGTTTAATCCGCGACGCGCTGAATGCGCTGTCGATTCCGTCGGTCTATCTCTCCAGCCGGGACAGCGTCTACACCACGCCGGAAGCGCGCGAATTACTCTGGTTGTTGCAGGCGATACAGGCACCGGAACAGGAACGGCTGCTGCGTAGCGCGCTGGCGACGTCGATTTTTGCCATCGATGCGGCGACGCTGGACGCGTTAACTCAGAATGAGCGCGAGTGGGATGCGCTGGTGGAGCAGTTTGCCGTCTGGCAGCAGCTGTGGCATCAGCGCGGCGTGTTACCGATGCTGCGTGATGTGATGATCAAGCGGCAACTGGCGGAGAATATGCTGGCCTCGGAGAACGGTGAACGTCGCCTGACTGACCTGATGCATCTGGGTGAACTATTGCAGGAAGCCTCGGTGCAGCTGGAGAGTCCGCACGCGCTGGTGCGCTTCCTGGCGCAGCAGATTGCCCGGCCCAACAGTCAGGCCTCCAGCCAGCAGCTGCGTCTGGAAAGCGACCGCCATCTGGTGCAGATCATCACCATCCATAAATCAAAAGGGCTGCAGTATCCGCTGGTCTGGCTGCCGTTTGCGGCCGGATTCCGCGAGGCGGCCAGCGCGCTCTATCACGATCGCGACAACTTCACGGCGCTGCTGGATGTGCAGGGTGATGCGCAGAGTCTGGCGCTGGCCGAAGAAGAACGGCTGGCAGAGGATCTGCGTCTGCTCTACGTGGCGCTGACCCGTTCGGTTTATCACTGCAGCGTTGGCATTGCACCGCTGATCAAAGGCACCCGTAAAAAAGAGGGTGAAAGCGATCTCCATAAAAGCGCGCTGGGCTATCTGGTACAGCAGGGTCAGGCGGTCGATGCGCAGCAGCTCAGCCAGCGACTCAATGCATTAACCGGTGAAGGGATTGCACTGGTTGAAGAAGATCTGCTGCCGGGCGAAATGTGGCAGGATGCGCAGCAGGGCGACGAGGCGTTAAGCAGCCGCGACGTGACGCGCGCCCTGGCGGATGTCTGGCGAGTAACCAGTTACTCCGGTCTGCAACAGCATCACAGCTCGCCACTGCTGGATGCGTTACCTAACTTCGATATCGATGCAGCGGGCGAAGAGGAGAGGGGTGAAGAGTCGGCGTTGACGCCGCACCATTTTCCGCGTGGTGCAGCACCCGGCACCTTCCTGCACGGTCTGTTTGAGTCGATCGACTTTACCGAACCGCCGGATCGCATCTGGCTGGAGGATCAGCTGCAGCACAATGGTTACCCACTGAGCTGGTTACCGGTTCTGGAACAGTGGATTGATCGGGTCTTACATACGCCGCTCAATGCGGAGGGACTGACGCTGTCGGCAATAAAAAGCAGTGAACGGCTCATCGAGATGGAGTTTTATCTGCCGATCAACAATCTTCTGACGGCGGCGGATCTTGATGATCTGCTGCGTCGTCACGATACACTTTCTCAGCAGGCCGCTCCGCTGGATTTTCGCCAGGTGCGCGGCATGCTGAAGGGCTTTATCGATCTGGTCTTCCGCTGGCAGGGAAAATATTATCTGCTGGATTACAAATCGAACTGGCTGGGGGAAAGTCACGCCGCTTACACCCCCGAAGCGATGGCGCAGGCGATGATTGGCCACCGCTACGATCTGCAGTATCAGCTCTATACGCTGGCGCTGCATCGCTATCTGCAGCATCGCCTGCCGGACTACAACTATCAGCAACATTTTGGCGGGGTGTTTTATCTGTTTTTACGCGGGATGGATGGCAGCTCGCCGGACAACGGCATTTTTGCTACCCGGCCTTCCGAAGCTTTTGTGGAAGAGATTGATGCGTTGTTTGGTGAAACCGGGGAGATGTTATGA
- the recD gene encoding exodeoxyribonuclease V subunit alpha, producing the protein MSDMLSLLLQAVEKRLLRPLDIQFARLVATESQPALLLAAACVSAEAGEGHVCLPLSNLCEDSLFAGRQPALAQAIWQAAGAPDDWPSRLADWSAVSDGSRVTPLVLSNQRLYLHRLWYSEGRVADFFAAQEIKTAFDMRAAGDVLNSLFGDQPENWQKIAAAVALTRKTAVISGGPGTGKTTTVAKLLAALIRLNPGALRIQLAAPTGKAAARLTESLGRALQELVVSDEERRRFPAEATTLHRLLGAQPDTQRLRYHAGNPLHLDVLVVDEASMVDLSMMAKLIAALPAHARVVFLGDRDQLASVEAGAVLGDICRCTESGYSQARAEQLALLTGCTLQGSDNRQAPVVRDSICLLQKSYRFDASSGIGQLAKAINRGDAEQVRAVFAAAHEDVSFQTLTSAEAYQVMLDEVAQGYQPFLQLIRRQAPPAEVIAAFGRYQLLCALRDGPFGVQGLNQRIEQRLMQLQRIRRPGMGSRWYEGRPVMITRNDSALGLFNGDIGITLRDEEGNLKVFFPLPDGSIKAIQPSRLPSHETAWVMTVHKSQGSEFDHTALVMPTQFLPVLTRELVYTAITRARKQLTIYSEPGVFQRAVQLQTQRRSGLVERLGETS; encoded by the coding sequence ATGAGTGACATGCTGAGTCTGCTGCTGCAGGCGGTTGAGAAGCGTCTCCTGCGGCCGCTGGATATCCAGTTTGCGCGTCTGGTGGCGACAGAATCACAGCCTGCGCTGCTGCTGGCGGCTGCCTGCGTCAGCGCGGAGGCGGGAGAAGGGCACGTCTGTTTACCGCTGAGCAACCTCTGTGAAGATAGCCTGTTTGCGGGGCGTCAGCCTGCGCTGGCTCAGGCCATCTGGCAGGCGGCTGGCGCGCCGGATGACTGGCCATCACGCCTGGCAGACTGGTCGGCCGTCAGTGACGGCAGCCGGGTGACACCGCTGGTGCTGAGTAACCAGCGTTTATATCTGCATCGGCTATGGTACAGCGAAGGCCGGGTCGCCGACTTTTTTGCTGCACAGGAAATCAAAACTGCGTTTGATATGCGTGCCGCAGGAGACGTGCTGAACAGCCTGTTTGGCGACCAGCCGGAGAACTGGCAGAAAATTGCTGCGGCCGTGGCGCTGACCCGCAAGACGGCGGTCATTTCCGGCGGGCCGGGCACCGGTAAAACCACCACCGTGGCGAAACTCCTCGCCGCCCTGATTCGCCTGAATCCCGGCGCGCTGCGGATTCAGCTCGCGGCACCGACCGGTAAAGCTGCCGCACGGTTGACCGAGTCGCTGGGCCGGGCGCTGCAGGAACTGGTAGTCAGCGACGAAGAGCGGCGGCGTTTTCCCGCCGAAGCCACCACGCTGCATCGTCTGCTGGGCGCGCAGCCCGATACCCAGCGGTTACGCTACCATGCCGGCAATCCGCTGCATCTTGATGTGCTGGTAGTGGATGAAGCGTCAATGGTCGATCTCTCGATGATGGCAAAGCTGATCGCCGCGCTGCCTGCCCATGCTCGCGTGGTGTTTCTGGGCGACCGCGATCAGCTCGCTTCGGTTGAAGCGGGTGCGGTGCTGGGCGACATCTGCCGCTGCACGGAAAGCGGCTACAGCCAGGCGCGGGCAGAACAGCTTGCCCTGCTGACTGGCTGCACGCTGCAGGGCAGTGACAACAGGCAGGCACCAGTCGTGCGTGACAGCATCTGCCTGCTGCAGAAAAGTTATCGTTTTGACGCTTCATCCGGCATCGGGCAGCTGGCAAAAGCGATCAATCGTGGTGATGCAGAGCAGGTCAGGGCGGTGTTTGCTGCGGCCCATGAAGATGTCAGTTTTCAGACGCTGACCAGCGCGGAAGCCTATCAGGTGATGCTGGATGAGGTCGCACAGGGCTATCAGCCCTTCCTGCAACTTATCCGCCGACAGGCACCGCCTGCTGAGGTGATTGCTGCATTTGGTCGTTATCAGCTGCTGTGTGCTCTCCGTGACGGGCCATTTGGCGTGCAGGGTCTGAACCAGCGCATTGAGCAGCGACTGATGCAACTGCAGCGCATCCGGCGTCCTGGCATGGGCAGCCGCTGGTATGAAGGACGTCCTGTGATGATTACCCGAAATGACAGCGCGCTCGGCCTGTTTAATGGCGATATCGGCATTACGCTGCGGGATGAAGAGGGTAACCTGAAGGTCTTTTTCCCGCTGCCGGATGGGTCAATCAAGGCGATCCAGCCGAGCCGGTTACCTTCACATGAAACGGCCTGGGTAATGACGGTGCATAAATCGCAGGGGTCGGAGTTCGACCACACTGCGCTGGTGATGCCGACGCAGTTTCTGCCGGTGCTGACCCGCGAACTGGTGTATACCGCGATTACCCGCGCACGTAAGCAACTGACTATTTACAGCGAACCGGGCGTATTTCAGCGAGCCGTGCAGTTGCAGACGCAGCGACGCAGCGGTCTGGTGGAGCGACTGGGTGAAACCAGCTGA
- the argA gene encoding amino-acid N-acetyltransferase — protein MKERSTELVQGFRHTVPYINAHRGKTFVIMLGGEAIEHENFSGIVNDIGLLHSLGIRLVVVYGARPQIDASLAQQQLEPVYHKFTRVTDAQSLELVKQAAGRLQLDITARLSMSLNNTPLQGAHINVVSGNFIISQPLGVDDGVDYCHSGRIRRIDEEAIHRQLDNDAIVLMGPVAVSVTGESFNLTSEEVATQLAIKLKAEKMIGFCSEQGVLNSDGEIISELFPNDAQARIDEIEKEGDYLSGTVRFLRGAVKACRSGVRRSHLISYQEDGALLQELFSRDGIGTQIVMESAEQIRRANINDIGGILELIRPLEQQGILVRRSREQLEMEIDKFTIIQRDNLTIACAALYPFMDEKIGEMACVAVHPDYRSSSRGEMLLQRVALQAKQMGLQKLFVLTTRSIHWFQERGFTPVDIESLPESKKEMYNYQRRSKVLMADLT, from the coding sequence GTGAAGGAACGTAGTACCGAACTGGTTCAGGGTTTTCGCCATACCGTTCCCTATATCAATGCCCACCGGGGTAAAACCTTTGTCATCATGCTGGGTGGCGAAGCGATTGAGCATGAGAACTTCTCTGGCATCGTTAACGACATCGGCCTGCTGCACAGCCTGGGCATCCGCCTGGTGGTGGTTTATGGCGCACGGCCACAGATAGACGCCAGCCTGGCTCAGCAGCAACTGGAACCGGTTTATCATAAATTTACCCGGGTGACTGATGCGCAATCGCTGGAGTTAGTGAAGCAGGCTGCTGGTCGGTTGCAGTTAGATATCACTGCCCGCCTTTCAATGAGTCTTAACAATACCCCGCTGCAGGGCGCGCATATCAATGTGGTCAGCGGCAACTTCATTATTTCACAGCCGCTGGGCGTGGATGATGGCGTGGATTACTGCCACAGCGGGCGTATCCGTCGTATTGATGAAGAGGCGATTCATCGCCAGCTGGATAACGATGCCATCGTGCTGATGGGTCCGGTTGCAGTCTCTGTGACCGGCGAAAGCTTTAATCTGACGTCAGAAGAAGTGGCTACCCAGCTGGCAATTAAGCTCAAAGCGGAAAAAATGATCGGTTTCTGCTCCGAGCAGGGCGTGCTGAACAGCGATGGTGAAATCATCTCCGAGCTGTTCCCGAACGATGCACAGGCCCGCATCGACGAGATTGAAAAGGAAGGTGATTATCTTTCTGGTACGGTCCGCTTCCTGCGTGGCGCGGTGAAAGCCTGCCGCAGTGGCGTGCGCCGCAGCCATCTCATCAGCTATCAGGAAGATGGCGCGCTGTTGCAGGAGCTCTTCTCACGCGACGGTATCGGTACGCAGATCGTGATGGAGTCGGCCGAGCAGATCCGTCGCGCCAATATCAACGACATCGGCGGAATCCTCGAACTGATCCGTCCGCTGGAGCAACAAGGCATTCTGGTGCGTCGCTCACGTGAGCAACTGGAAATGGAGATAGATAAGTTCACGATTATTCAGCGCGACAATCTGACCATCGCCTGTGCCGCCCTCTATCCGTTTATGGATGAGAAGATTGGTGAAATGGCCTGTGTGGCGGTTCATCCTGACTATCGCAGCTCTTCACGCGGTGAGATGTTGCTGCAGCGCGTAGCGTTGCAGGCGAAGCAGATGGGACTGCAAAAGCTGTTTGTGTTAACCACGCGCAGCATCCACTGGTTCCAGGAGCGCGGCTTTACGCCGGTTGATATTGAGTCACTGCCCGAGAGTAAAAAAGAGATGTACAACTATCAGCGCCGTTCCAAGGTGCTGATGGCCGACCTCACCTGA
- the amiC gene encoding N-acetylmuramoyl-L-alanine amidase AmiC has protein sequence MSDGNSHFSRRRFLQGTGALLLLSVSRTGLAAKNHIVAVRIWPSSTYSRMTLESSVALKYKQFALSNPERLVIDIQGLHLNSTLKGVDKQVRVDDPFIKNARVGQFDSNTVRVVLELKRNVAPKIFNLAPVAGINHRLVVDLYPSQDHVEDDPLLALLKDYNQGDLEKDEGVQAPLPGKAGRDRPIIIMIDPGHGGEDPGAHGKYKTREKDIVLKIGRRLKALIDKESHMKAYMTRNEDVFIPLRVRVAKARKQRADLFVSIHADAFTSRAARGSSVFALSTSGATSAAARFLAQTQNESDLIGGVSKSGDRYLDHTMFDMVQRQTIHDSLRFGKEVLHRMGRINHLHKRTVDQAGFAVLKAPDIPSILVETAFISNVEEERKLRTTRYQHQVAEAILEGIRAYVKSGAALAHR, from the coding sequence ATGTCAGACGGTAATTCCCATTTTTCACGCAGACGATTTTTACAGGGGACAGGCGCCTTACTGTTGCTGAGCGTCAGCCGTACAGGGCTGGCGGCAAAGAACCACATTGTGGCGGTGCGTATCTGGCCCTCATCCACTTACTCGCGCATGACGCTGGAGTCCAGTGTCGCGCTGAAATACAAGCAGTTTGCGCTGAGCAATCCCGAACGACTGGTAATCGATATTCAGGGCCTGCATCTTAATTCGACCCTGAAAGGGGTGGATAAGCAGGTTCGGGTCGACGATCCCTTTATCAAAAATGCCCGGGTCGGCCAGTTCGACAGCAACACGGTGCGCGTTGTTCTGGAGCTGAAGCGCAACGTCGCACCGAAGATCTTTAATCTGGCACCGGTCGCTGGTATCAATCACCGGCTGGTGGTCGATCTCTACCCGAGCCAGGACCATGTGGAAGACGATCCGCTGCTGGCCCTGCTGAAAGATTATAATCAGGGCGATCTGGAGAAGGATGAAGGGGTGCAGGCGCCGTTACCCGGCAAAGCGGGACGCGATCGTCCGATTATCATCATGATTGATCCCGGCCATGGCGGAGAAGATCCTGGCGCGCACGGCAAATATAAGACGCGCGAGAAAGATATTGTGCTGAAGATCGGACGGCGACTCAAAGCGCTGATCGATAAAGAGTCCCACATGAAAGCCTATATGACGCGCAACGAGGATGTCTTTATTCCGCTGCGTGTCCGGGTCGCCAAAGCCCGTAAACAGCGCGCCGATCTCTTTGTGTCTATTCATGCTGATGCCTTTACCAGTCGGGCAGCACGCGGCTCTTCGGTATTTGCCTTATCAACCAGCGGTGCCACGTCAGCCGCCGCCCGTTTCCTGGCGCAGACCCAGAATGAATCAGACCTGATTGGCGGCGTCAGCAAAAGCGGCGACCGCTATCTTGATCACACCATGTTCGACATGGTGCAGCGTCAGACGATTCACGACAGCCTCAGGTTTGGTAAAGAGGTGCTGCATCGCATGGGGCGCATCAACCATCTGCATAAACGCACCGTGGATCAGGCGGGATTTGCGGTGCTGAAAGCGCCGGATATCCCGTCAATCCTGGTAGAGACCGCGTTTATCAGTAATGTGGAAGAGGAGCGAAAGCTGCGAACCACCCGCTATCAGCATCAGGTTGCAGAGGCAATTCTGGAAGGCATCAGGGCTTATGTGAAGAGTGGGGCGGCGCTGGCCCATCGGTAA